A stretch of DNA from Patescibacteria group bacterium:
GAATGAGACCCCTCTGATCCGTGTCAGAGGAGCTGTTTGAATAGCGGACGCCAGTGACCGCCCGCCACCATCCTACACGAATGCTTCCAACGCGCCGTTCAGCAAACCCCGCCCAAACCATTTTAGATGTCATCTTACCCCTCCTGTCCACGATGTGGAAACAGTTCCACCTTAGCCTCTGCGGAAAATCCAAGAGGCTCCGTCTCGGTTCCCGTGAGAACAACTCGCTGAACCCAACCGCCTCCGAAAACGAATCTTGCTAAGCCCCTCCTTGCGAGGTCGTACACAGCAGACATGACCTCGCTTTTCCGGAGACCAGTCCTTACGCAGAGGCTTCCCAAATCTACCGCTGATCCTCCCTTAGGGAGTTTCCTCCAAACAATCTCCGATCGCATTTTGTGAACCCTCTTTTTTGCCACGGTACACCCTCCTTTTTCGCGATGGTTGGTTGGATTGACAACAACTTACTATAGGGATTTTGCTATAAAAGAAGAGAAAATGCAAGAGGAAGAACGGCAAATGCACGATTAGGGATAATCCCAAATTTGGGATTATCCCTATTCTAATGGGGTGAGACCCTAAAACAGCATTGACACCACAAAGATACCATGATATTAATCATATCAATGAATAATACAAACCAAAGAGACAAAATAATTACCACCAATGTTAGATTCCCAGAGTCACAATGGTTACAAGTAAAAGTAGAGGCCGCCGAAATGGGCTTTAGCATCAACCAATACATTAACCGTATTATCGAACAAAGCTCTATGCAAAAACGATTGGCTTTAACCATTAAAGATAACAAATCCCCCGCTGTTTCATTCTGGAACTTACCAAAAATTGCCAAAAAATGGTCTAAACGAAAAGTATTAGAGATGTCAGAAGAAGATAAGATAATTTATGCCTAACAAATCAAAGGAAACCCTCTTTATAGATACAAGCTTTTTTAAAGCAATGTTAGATTCGTCCGACGACTTTCACAACAAAGCAGTAAAAACATTGAGTACAATCGAAAAAAACGGCAACCCACTTGTTACAACAAATTACATTTTAGATGAGGCATTTACATTAATTAGACAAAGGATGGGAGTTGGGGCATTAAAAATATTTAGAGAGGCGCTATTACAAAACGAATGGAGATTAAAAGTAGCCCGAACAACAATTCAAGATGAAGAAAATGCTTGGGATTATATGCTTAAAGACTGGAGTAATTTATCTTTTACCGATTGTGTATCTTTTGCAGTAATGAAAAGGCTAAGTATACAACACGCCTGCACATTTGATTCTCACTTTTCCAGCGCGGGCTTTTCCACGGTTCCCTAAAAAATAAAACCACCTTGCAGGTCTTTAAACGCCAGTGTTTAAACGCCAGTGTTTAAAGATTATTCCTGCAAGGTGGTCAAAGCGGATGGCGGGACTCGAACCCACAACCCAGCGATACCATCGCTGTGCTCTACATTGAGCTACATCCACAACGAAAAAAACGATTTCTGGTTCCCCGGGTGGTCTCGTAAGTGCCCCTGTGGCACTCCTTACACACCATCTCCCTGTCTAGCACTAAACATGACAGGGCGTTTTCCGTTAAACTACGGGGGTGATGTGATTACCTAGCTAGCCGCGCTCGCAGACGCCTCCCCTAGAGGCCGAGAGCGGACACTTTCCGCAGTTTCCGTTTCTCCCTTCGGGACAACCCTGCCCCAGAGGGAGTGCGCAGTGAAGCTCGAGGTAGCGCACCTCGCTACCACGCCGTTGCTTTTTGGCCCTCGCCCGAGGGCGGCGCGGCGGCGTCGTCTGCCGACGCACCGGCGGTCTACGGGTCGGTTGATCTAACTCCTGCAGGGCACGCTCGTGACGGACGAGGTTCTTACACATTTGGGGCTCCTTCCCTACGAGGAAACAAATTACGGGAAAAGCTCCCGCAAGCTCCGTAAAAAACCGGAAAAAATGAACCTACTAAGCAGATTCACTCTTTCCGATTCATTAGGGACGATCCCTAATACAATTCCGATCAAATGCCTCTTAAGGGATCGTCCCTAAAAAGGCAAAACACGCCAGGGGGCGCATTCATCGTTATAGCCATAGTCTCTTGTAAGTCTCTTCCATCTCGTAAATGGCTATTGAGGGGTATTCTACCCCACCTTTTAACACTATGTCAACCTTTTTTAAAGAAAAAACTTAAAGCGCCTTGTTGGTCGGAAATGCATCCCGTAACCAAAAAGGCGCTTCTTCTAAAAAACTAGAACGGCTCGCCCGAGATTGGTCTCTTCGGGGTAGAGACCAGCGAGATGAATGTCTTCGACATTGGCACTTGGCAGGTAAAGGTTACCTTCCAGACATAAAAAACTGATTGAGCGCTCTCCCGATAAGAGTAAGCGAACACGCCTACTCTCCTACCCTGAACCCAACCCACCACCACTGGGGGAATCTCTGCCTCCCCATACCCCCAGGCAGTACCCACATAGTCCCCATTGACCACCCGCACCCGACCGATTTCAGCCCACCCGGAGGATGGGACTTCCACGGTCAGAACGAAGTCGACAAAATCTCCTGCGAAATCGGGACTGGAAGGCTTGGGAAGAGCCAGCCCCACCAACTTGCAGGAAATAGCGTCCTTGGGAACCCATCCGTAGGATCCCACATAGCCACTCTTCTTCCCTGGATCAGACCTGTCCAAAGTTCCGAACAGATCTGGGTAGTTGGGGTCCATGGCCTTCCAGGGCGCCTGCATCACCGCCGCGGGGTCGCGCAGCTCCACTACTCGGACCGCCACCGAATCCGCTCCCGCGGGAGCGACAACCCCCAGCTCCTCTACCCCCAAAACTTCCGGGAGTGGGGAGATTGAAATTTCCTGCGCCCGAGCGGGTGCAGGAACGAGAAACGACGACACTACCAGTACCAGCAAAACTACGATTTTCGCTTTCACTGTTTTCTCTCCTTTGCGAGAATTGTGAAATGGGATTAAATTGCACACCCCGTTGGGTGGCAAACGAACCCTCATTTTACAACAAAAACACCCCCCAGTCAATCCTATAGTTAGAAACTCCCTAAATTTTGCTCTTGTTTAAGACCTCCTTTCCTCTTAAACTAATCTCATGACCAACCGCAAAAAATCCCTCATCGCCCTCGCCTTGGTAACCCTGATCTGGGGAGGCGCCACCCCAGTGATCAAACTGGGTTTAAACAGCCTTCCCACCTTTACTTTTTTATTCATCAGACTTGCGATCTCCTCAATTGCGGTGCTTCCAATTCTGCTTGTTAAACTCAAGAAAACCCCTCTCAAACTCCCGCAAATTCCGGCGCTTTTTTTTATCCCGTTTTTTGGTCAAACAATATCTTTGGGACTGGTTTTTTTGGCGCTTGATCGCACTTCGGCGCTCGACGGAGCGATTCTGGGATCAATGAGTCCTATTATGATATCGATTGCGGGAGTAATTTTGTTAAATGAGGTTATTACGAAAAGAGAAAGAGTGGGAACAGCAATTGCCCTTGTGGGATCGTTGATAATTATTTTTCAGCCTTGGGCAGAATCAGGATTTTCTTTGCATGACGGCTTTAGAGAAAAACTTTTGGGAAATGTTTTAATGGTAGGCTATCTTCTTGCCAACACCGCCTATACTATCGCCACTAAAAGATATTTTAAAAAATACCCTAAAACCGATCCGTTTATTAAAATTTCGCTGGGATTTATTGTTGGAGCCATCACCTTCTTTCCCCTTTCGATGCTCGAGTTGTCTTCTTTGACCACAGTCTCCGGGATCGCGGCGCTGACTTTTCCCCCGTTGACCGCTATACTTTCCCTGCTTTACATGGCAATTTTTTCTGGTGTTATCGCCTATTTCTTATACGAGATGGCATTAAAATATATTGAGGCTTCAGAAGCCAGCGTCTTTACCTACCTGCAACCGGTTATTGCCATCCCCGCTTCTTTTATCTTGCTGGGTGAAGTTCCGACAGGAGTGTTTATGATGGGCGGGGCGGTCATAGCAATGGGAGTATATTTAGCAGAAACCAAAAAATTCCCCTACTTCCCCGCTTCTTTTAAAAGGTCTTTCAAAGACTTAACTCCACTCATCACTTGCTTTTTTTCTATTTTTTTAACCATTTTAGCTTTTCGCTCTTCTTGAACTTTTTTGGCAACATCTACTTTGCGCTTAAACCTCTCCACCCGCCCCTCAGTGTCAATAAACTTTTCTTTGCCAGTATAAAACGGATGGCAGGCGCTACAAACATCTACCCTGATTTCGGGCAAAATTGATCCCGTGATGTAAGAGTTGCCACAAGCGCAAACCACTTTGCAGTCATTATAATATTTGGGATGGATGTCAGGTTTCATATATCAAATATTGTCGCGGGAGATTGTACCAATTTTATCCTTCTAAAACAAGTTCTTTTTTTCATAAGGGACGATCCCTAATGGAAATTAGACATTAGAAATTAGGAATTAGAAATTTTTAAAATTCCCTCTTGACACTTCGTGATTGTTTCGGATAGATTGGGTATATTAGTAGAATTTAGATTTTCGGGTGACACCCGAAAAATGAACATATGCCTGTTACCTTATATAAACGCCAACGCCAAATTATGGATTATATTAAACAATATATCCAAAAACAAGGTTTCTCCCCCACATTACAAGAAATTGCCAACGCCATGGGGGTCTCCTCCCTTGCCACCGTTCACGAGCATTTGCAAGCGCTCGAAAAAAAAGGCATTATTAAAAAATTCCAAGGCGCAGTTAGGGGTCTGCAAGTTCTAGACCAAAAAATTAACGCCGCGCTAGATGGAATCGAGATACCACTAGTCGGCATGATTGCCGCAGGATCGCCGATTGAGGCTATCGAAGATCCCGCAACTACCATTACCATTGCTCCAGCCATGGTCTCGGAAAAAGCTCGCACCTTTGCCCTGTTGGTTCGCGGTCAAAGCATGAAAGATATGGGAATATTAGATGGCGACTTCGTTATCTGCGAGCAAAAAAGTTACGCCAATGCTGGAGATGTGGTGGTAGCGCTTTTAGAAAACGAGATGGCAACGCTAAAAAGGTTTTACCGCGAAGGAAAAATGGTAAAACTGGTTCCCGCCAATTCCGAAATGCTACCAATTTTGGTACCAGAGGATAAAATAAAAATCCAAGGGGTTGTTAAAGGTGTCATAAGAAGGTATTAATTTTCTTCATGGATTACCTTGAGATTGAAAAAAATAGAATAGACTTAAAAATACTCGAAGCGAAAAAACTTTTGCTTGATCCTGCTTTGGCAGAACTTGCCAAGGAGGAGATTGCAAGGTTAGAACAAGAGAAAACGGAATTAGAAAAAGGGGGTAGTCCGCCTTTGGCGGACTACCCCAACGATTCTGCACCTTCTTCCCTCTCCAATCCCTCTAATTCCCCTTATCCCTCTACTCCCTCTAGTTCGTGTATTTTGGAAATAAGGGCAGGAACCGGGGGCGACGAGGCCAGCATTTTTGCCAGCGAGCTTTTTAGAATGTATCAAAGGTACGCCATAAACCAAGGTTGGAAGATAAATTTGCTAGGAGAAACCAGCGCTAAGATAACAGGCGAGGGGTGTTTTGACAAATTACAGTTTGAGTCGGGGGTCCATCGTGTCCAACGGGTACCACAGACAGAATCCAGTGGCAGAATCCATACTTCCACGATAACTGTGGCAGTTTTGCCCGTAGTCACTCCAAAGGAAGTGGAAATTAAGGATGCTGACTTGATATTTGACTCGTTTCATTCCGGCGGTCACGGCGGGCAGAATGTTAACAAGGTCGAAACCGCCGTTCGGATTACTCACAAACCCACGGGAATTGTGGTTTCCTGCCAAGAGGAACGCTTTCAACTCAAAAATCGCGAAAAGGCTCTGGAAATGCTTCGCTCTAAACTTTATCAAATGATGCAGGAACAACACCAAACCTCTGTCAACAACCTACGAGCAACGCAAGTGGGAACTGGTGACAGAACCGAAAAAATAAGAACCTACAACTTTCCGCAAAATAGAATCACCGATCATCGAGCCGGCTTAAGCTGGCACAATATTAAGGGGGTAATGGAGGGGGAGATTGAGAGGGTGTTGAGTGATCTTGAGGAGAAATTGTTAACCAAAGAATAAACTCTAAATTCTAAGCGCTAAATCCTAAACAATATCAAAACTCAAAAATCAAAATACAAAATTTGTTCTGAACATTAGAATTTCGGATTTAGAATTTACTCTCCGCAATCTCGATCGCCTTCTCCAATTGCGCGTCCTTTGTTATATCATTCTCATCATTTTTAATCTCGTAATCTGGAGTTAAACCCACCTTGTGAACCCAAGTTTTATTAGGAGTCAGCCATTTGGCAATCGTCACATGAACACTTGCCCCGTCCTCAAAATCTTCGGAGTCTTGAATTGTCCCCTTGCCAAAACTTGTCTCGCCAACCAGTTTTGCCCCCTGGCGATCCCGCAAAGCTCCAGCTAATATTTCGGACGCCGAAGCGCTTCCACCGTTGATGAGAACTACCACAGGATATTTTGTCAGCAACCCCTTGCGCATGACATCAAGCGAAATTTGCGCTCCATTGGCATCCTCTTGATAAACCACCGGCCCCTTGTCTAAAAATTCGCTGGCTAGGTAAACTGAACCATTTAAGTACCCACCGGGATTATTGCGCACATCCAGAATTAGCGATTTTAAATTTGGCATTACCCGGACTATCTCGGCAACCACTTTGTCCCAATCGCCATTGGTATTTTCGCCAAATGTCGAAACTTTTATGTAAGCAATCCCCTGCCCTTTATCCTGCCATTCCACTGACTTAATTACAATTTGACGACGAACAATCGCGACATCAAAAGGCTGGTTGCTAGCTGACGGCTCTCCTCTTAGAATATTGAGCGTAACCGTGGTATTTTTAGGTCCCCTAATTTTAGCCACCGCTTCGGAAAGCGACAGCCCTAGGGCGTTTTCCCCGTCAATTTTTAGGATTTTATCCTTGGGACGAATTCCCACCAATTGCGCTGGCGATCCTTCTAGTGGCGAGACCACAATAATCACATCGTTATCGTCTTTTCCCAGTTCCGCGCCAATTCCCTCGTACTGCCCATTTAAAGCCGAAGCAAAAGAAGCGTTTTCCACAGGCTCTAAAAATGAAGTGTAGGGATCTCCTAAAGAATTGGTCAGTCCTTTGATAGCACCGTAAACCATTTTTTGACCGTCTAGCGGTCTTAGCAAGTACTTAGTGTTTAAAATGTCCCAAACTTTCCAAAACTCGTCAAAAGCAACCGTTGTTTCCCCAACTGGAGCCACCATTTGCCTTCGGGTTACAGTAATGGGAATGGATTTTTTGCGGTCGTACTCTACCTCAAATCCCCTACGACCGAAGTAATATCCGCAACTCGTTGCGGATATTAGAAGAAGCAGAGCAAGCAGTATTTTTTGAAAGAGTTTATAAGACATTTTTAAATTTCTAACCTCCCACCACCCCCAGATTCTCCACCGGCAATTCAATTTTTTCTTTCTTCTCCCACATTTCCACTTTTACCAGCCCTTTTTCCTCATCACAAGAAATCACTGTACCAAAAAAACCATAATAGGGAAAGGAGAATATTTGCACCGCTTGCCCTCTTTTTACATCCACAAACGGTACGCTTTTTGTAGAACACCACCCCTGCTTACCCGACTCGGGGATAATCAGTTCCCGTTCGCAAGCGCGCAAGACCACAAACCGCGACTGCACCGACTTTAAGTAATCAAAAACCAAAGGACTTAAAGGAATTTTTCCAAACCCCTCCAAGACCAAAACTGGTGGGCAGTCCCCTTTGAGATTATTAAAAAGCGCCAAATTGCAACTTCCGCAAACAAAACCTTCCACCCCCACAGCTCGTCCTTTGGCATAAGCCTCGCGAGTCAAGTGCCCGCAAACCACTATTTTTTCGGCAAGTTCGTTTTCAAAATTCTCCTGTTTTAAGTTATCGTTATGCTCACCAAAAACAAGAAGCTCCGCCCCCACCTCGGCTCCGTAAGATGCCACCCCGCGAACCCTTAAAGCGCGAGTGGTAATTAAAACCCCCCGACCCTCAATGACTGCGGTTACAAACCCTGGAACCCCCGAAATTAGCTCAAATGGACGACTAGGCTTGCGGATAAAGATTTCTTTATTTACCGCATCGGTTTTAATTATGTATCCGGTAAAAGGACTTTTTGTTGACACCTCCAACCCAAATGCCCGCTTGGAGCTTGCCACGACCTCGCCTTGGCTAATATAATTTCCGCGTTTTTTAACCAAATCGCCATCGTAGGTAAAAGACTTTTCTTCCAGCATGACTTTGCAATCACCAATCCGATCAAAAGATTGCACCACGGCTCCTTTTTTTATAAAAACATTGCCCTCACAAGGCATGGATCGTTCAATCAGCGCCTCGGGATCGATAAAATATTTATTAAGAAATAAAGCTTTCACTTTATAGAGCTTTCATATAACTTTGGTTTCCAAAACTCTCTTCAGCTGTTCTGTCTCTTTTAGGGTATAGGATTTGGACATAAAACCCGTCAAAGGACGCGGGCGGGCGTCAATTACCAAGCCATAGGATCCCCCACCTACTTCAAATGTTAAGCGTTTTTTGCCTTTTATTTTTAAAATAACTTTTACCAGATCTTTTTCGGCAATGGGAACAAAAAACACCCCAGCATTTTTAAAATCAAAAGACTGGTTTTTTCCCAACCCGAAGTCAATCTCCCCCTCTGTGGCGTTTGGAACAACCAGAGCTGTTACTGTTGTATTAAAAGGATTCTTAAGCAAAAAAGCCTCCGCCAGCGACTTGTCGTAAAAAGAAAGGGTGGCAAGGCAAGATAAGGAATCTTTTTCGTCAAAAGCAATCCTCCAAACTCCCGGCAGATTAAAGGAGTTTAAAACAGCCAGCATCAGTCGCGAAACCCCCCCGTAAAAAAACGGATAGCTCCCCGAAATAATAATTTTATCAGCGCCAGAGATTACTTTTAAATAAGCGTTATTTATAGCAAACTTTATTTTAGAAAAGCTTACCGCATTTTCTAAAGATATATCATAGGGATTGCAAGGGGTTTTTGGTCCGTACAAAAGCCTGTTTTGCCAAGCGTTTTCCGCCTGTTGCGAGTTGGGTTCCAAAAAAAAGTAATTAAAATAGTCGGTTTCTACTATTTTAAGCTCCTGGGTTCCTTCTGGCGTATAAATTCTTTTATCGCCAATCCAGATAAAAGGATTAGGAATCGCGGTTTTGTTTAACGCTTGTTCAAATGTTGCTGGAGCGGATATTTCGGGATTAGAAGACACCACATACTTTTGAGTAGCCTTACCAACCAAATCGTCAACTAAAATTTTTTGCGAGAAGATTGGCTGGGGAATTGGCGTATAGCTTGTAGTAAACGAAAGAGTTTTCTCGTCAACAAAAAAATTGGCGGACCAAAAAAGTCCCATGTGGCAGGCAAGAATCATAGAATGATATTAGCGCACTTCGTGGCGTTCTGTAAATGGCAGAAGTCCCATAATCCGAGCCTTCCTAATCTCACGAGAGACTGCCCGTTGCAAAGATGCCGAAACTCGAGTTAATTTGCGAGGCAAAATTTTGTGGCGATCGCTTAGGAATTTCTTAAGTTGCGCGGTGTCTTTAAAAGAGACATCGCCAACTTTGGGAAGCGGTCCTACATCTACAAACTTTTTCTTAAGAATGAGTTTTTTCTTTTTTTTCTTTTGCATTTCCTAAAAAGGAATTTCCTCTCCCGCCACATCTTCTTTAACTTCTTTTGATTCGGTCTTTTCCTCTTTTGACGCTTCTTCGGGTTCTACAACTGGCGCTTCCACCGGCTCTTTGGCAACTGTTTCCGTTACCATACCCCCTGTTCTTCCCCGCTCTAAAACCACCATATCGTCGGCAACTATCTCGGTTTTGTAGTGTTTTGCCCCACTGGTGTCATCCCAATTCCTAGTTTGCAATCTCCCCTGCACAAAAACTCGGGTCCCTTTTTGTAATAATTGTGAGCAAAGTTCGGCTAATTTGTTCCAGGATACAATATTGTGAAATTCGCTCTCTTCGCGCACTTCGCCTCTTTCGGTTTTCCAGCTTCTATTTGTAGCAACCGCAAAACTTGTGACCGCGCTTCCTGACGGCGTATATCTCATTTCGGGATCGCGGGTTAAATTTCCCAAAACCATCGCCTGATTTATAGATCGTGACATTTATATAAAGTTTGCGCCAAAAGATAAAAGCTGTCTTTATCTTTTAACCTTGGGCTTTGACTTTTTAGCAACAGTGATTAAACTTCTAATAATATTTTCTTGCAACTTAAGCTTTTTGACAAAGTTGGCGTATTCTTTTTTGGGAAGGTTAAACAGTACCGTAGCGTAAATACCCTCCACATCTTTGTTTATCTTGTAGGCAAATTTTTTCTTTTCGGCTGGTTCTTCTTTAACAACCTTACCGCCAAGGGAAGAAATGAGAGCAACCAGTTTAGCTTGCTCTTCTTTAACAGTCGCTGTTGATTTTAAGATATATGTCAGTTCGTACAATTGCATACTGGGTGGGATATTAGCAAATGAAAGGTGGACTAGCAAGCTTTTGTTTGTTGTGGTATAATTCTCCTAGTTTTGGGACTGTCCCAAAGCATAATCCCCCTACCACACAAAAAGGAGTGTTCCCATGTTTCACAAATCGTTGTTCGTTCTGCTCGTCGTAGTTTTTCTGATGTTCCCCTACCCCATCAGCACCGTAGCCTCACCCAACAGCCCGCTTGGGCTCTATGTCGAAACGCCAAAGCGCATCGAAATCCCCATCGGAATCTCAAAAACGGCGGGGATCGTAGATTGGGTCGCCGAGGTAACGAATCGCTCGGACGAGGTCCAAAACCTCGCCACTCTTGAGATCGGCATCCTGTACAACAACACAGGTGCCGATGGCATTGCAATAATGAATGCCAATGTCACCTGCTACGATGACATGGGACTTACGAGATGCGAATTGCCCGCCCTTGCTCCGGGCGAAACTTTCGCACTTCGGGCCTATGCCAAGCCCACTCGGGCCGGACACCTTGTCGTCCAGTTTGCTCTCTCCGGTCATCACACCCTTGTCACCTCACAAGAGGACACGCAGATTGACTACGGGCCCGATAAGTACGAGCCCAACGACACCTGCAAACAGGCGACTGCGGTTGAACCGGATCGCGGGACGATGCACTACTTGTCCATCAGCCCCGCCGACTTGGGGGATTGGTTCACGAGGACCGTCCCGCCCGGGCGGAAACGGACATATGGGCTAGAGTTGAGCTACGACAGCCTCGAGGGACCCATCGAGGGGTCCATCCAGAACTTCTGCGATGCAGAGGCGTCCGCGACAGTCAACTGGAATTCCAGCATTGACGCTGGATCCGAACCCATCATAGGTGGCGGGATCGTCATCCGCCGCTATACTCTAACCCTCGACCCCGGGCAGTACTGGGTACGGCTGACATCACAACACCAAACCCGCTACAACGCCCGCTTCTGGGAGAAGCAATACTTCCTCCCACTCGTCAGATAGCCCAAAGACCCTTCCAGAAAGTCCGCCACTTGGGACATTTTGGGAGGGTTCGTTTTTTTGTTTTATTTGTAATTTGGAATTTGAGAATTGGGATTTGTTTAGATATTAGAAATTAGTAATTAGAAATTTAAAATTTTTATCCCCTCCCCACCCTAAACTCCACCACATCTCCATCTTTGACTAAGTATTCCTTCCCCTCCAACCTTGCCATTCCTTTCTCTTTAGCTTTACCCCAACTGCCGGCTTCGATGTATTTTTGATAGGAAATGACATCTACTGCAATAAATAATCTTTCAAAGTCGCTATGGATAACACCAGCGCATTTTTGGGCGTTCCAGCCTTGTTTAAATTTCCAGGCTCGGCTTTCTTTTTCCCCTGTGGTTAGAAATGTGGAAAGCCCCAACATTTTATAAGCTTGACGAATGACTCCGTCAAGGGGCGCTTCGGTGAGTCCTAAGTCGGTAAGATAAGCATTTCGATCTACAGTTGACAATGACGAGAGTTCAAATTCAATCTTGGCGGATACTTTCATACGGGACGATCTCATTTCATCCGGGTTCGTCCCATTTGGGACGAACCCGATTGAATCCTCAGAAACATTTAGCACAGGTAAAATAGGTTTTAAGGTTAGCAAATTAAACCCTTGTAATTCCTCCAATTCTTCTTTGGTCCACTTCCCGTTCGCCAATAATTTCCCTGCATCGAGAACCCCCACAGCTTTTTTCAAAACATTGGGGTAGTACCCCGCAGGGGTACTACCCCCTTTCTTCCTAATCTCCTTTGAGTCCACGACCTTTGATAAAATCTCCAAATCCTTTAGCTTTAATTCCGTGAGTAGCACCTCCCTATCGCTTTCTGGATTGATAGAGCCCTCTCGAATAATTTCCGCGTCCTCAAAATCTCTTAGAAGTAGAAGGATTAGGTCGACTTCCCTGATATGGGCTAAAAACTTGTTTCCCAATCCCGCGCCAGTGGATGCACCTTTGACCAGACCAGCGATGTCTATAAATGTGATAGTTGAGTACACTTTTTTGGCAGAGTGCGAAAGTTCTGCCAATTTGTCAACCCGACTATCTAAAACTTCGACGACTCCCGTGTTCGGCTCAATAGTAGCAAAAGGGTAATTAGCAACACAGGCTATTTGACGCTTTAAAATAGCGTTAAATAAAGTGCTTTTTCCCACATTGGGCAACCCCACAATCCCCACGGACAAACTCATATGTTAGGTAAATTAAATAACGAGCTTGTCGAATCCATTCCAATTGACAGATTTGTAGACATAACAAAGCAGTTGACAAACTAAAACTAATTTGCAAAAATAACACCAATCATGAGGGGGAAACGCTGATATACTCAAGTGGTATATTGAAACGCCCCCCACTTTCATTTCCACTCAACATTATTCCTATAAAGCTCTAAAAAAACCTTAAGTTCTGGCTGTCTATAAAAGCATATATTTTTAACCGCTTATTCTTCTTTTTTATCACGAGAGAATTTTAGCACAGTATTGAGAAATAGGAATATAGTGAGTTGAAGTGTGGGGTAAATTCCTGCTAGAAACAAACTTGTTTATACAGTACCATGCGCTTGTGCCTGGTAATCTACTTGTCCTGTACTTTGACACCTAACGCCTCTAACTGTTTTCTTAAACTATCCGCTAGAGCATAGTTTTTGCTGGCTCTTGCGCGATCCCGCTGGGCAATTAGTTTTTTTGCTTCTTGCGGAATCTCTTTGACAAAGTCATCCTGATCCAGATTTAATCCCAAAACTTTGTCCCATTCTAAAAGCTTTTGTACAGCCTGCGACTGGTAACCGTTCTTTTTGGACTCGTTGACGAGCTCCCAAACTACCGCCATAACTTTAGGCATGTTTAGATCGTCAGCTAAAGCATTAGCAAATTTTTTCTCGAAAAAATTTGCCAAATTAGACCAATTAGACAAATTAGTCAAATTCGGCCAATTCCCAGAAACAAAACCATACAATTTTTCTAACGCTTTACTACTCGCATCAAGTGCCTCCCAGGAAAAAGCGATAGTTTGCCTCCAATGGGAGCTGTAAGTATATAATTTGTAAGCCAAGGGGTCATAACCTTTATCAATTAGAGTTTGCAAAGTCAAAAAATTCCCCGCGGATTTTGCCATTTTTTCTTCTTTTTCGGCATTTAAAAAACCCGCGTGGAGCCAATAATTTGCCATTTTGCGACCAGTTGCCACTTCGGTTTGGGCAATTTCGTTAGGATGGTGAATTTCCTTATGATCAATTGCGCCAGTGTGAATATCAAATGGGGCACCCAAATGCTTAAGCGAAATCGCCGAACACTCAATGTGCCACCCCGGAAAACCAATTCCCCACGGCGAATCCCATTCCATAGCGCGCTTTTTTCCAGAGATATTA
This window harbors:
- the ychF gene encoding redox-regulated ATPase YchF translates to MSLSVGIVGLPNVGKSTLFNAILKRQIACVANYPFATIEPNTGVVEVLDSRVDKLAELSHSAKKVYSTITFIDIAGLVKGASTGAGLGNKFLAHIREVDLILLLLRDFEDAEIIREGSINPESDREVLLTELKLKDLEILSKVVDSKEIRKKGGSTPAGYYPNVLKKAVGVLDAGKLLANGKWTKEELEELQGFNLLTLKPILPVLNVSEDSIGFVPNGTNPDEMRSSRMKVSAKIEFELSSLSTVDRNAYLTDLGLTEAPLDGVIRQAYKMLGLSTFLTTGEKESRAWKFKQGWNAQKCAGVIHSDFERLFIAVDVISYQKYIEAGSWGKAKEKGMARLEGKEYLVKDGDVVEFRVGRG
- the rpsF gene encoding 30S ribosomal protein S6, yielding MQLYELTYILKSTATVKEEQAKLVALISSLGGKVVKEEPAEKKKFAYKINKDVEGIYATVLFNLPKKEYANFVKKLKLQENIIRSLITVAKKSKPKVKR
- the cysS gene encoding cysteine--tRNA ligase is translated as MNKLQLYNSLTGKKEEFVSIVPNHVGLYTCGPTVYNYAHIGNLRTYIFNDLLVRALTYFGYQVKRVMNVTDVGHLTGDGDMGMDKVEKASAEKNMTAWELSEFYLKAFKSDMARLNLLPPTVWEKATDTVPEQISLISQLEEKGLTYKTSDGIYFDTKKFPEYGQMSSLRDSGIIEGARVDVNPERKNPRDFALWKFNISGKKRAMEWDSPWGIGFPGWHIECSAISLKHLGAPFDIHTGAIDHKEIHHPNEIAQTEVATGRKMANYWLHAGFLNAEKEEKMAKSAGNFLTLQTLIDKGYDPLAYKLYTYSSHWRQTIAFSWEALDASSKALEKLYGFVSGNWPNLTNLSNWSNLANFFEKKFANALADDLNMPKVMAVVWELVNESKKNGYQSQAVQKLLEWDKVLGLNLDQDDFVKEIPQEAKKLIAQRDRARASKNYALADSLRKQLEALGVKVQDK